The sequence CGTTCTGAGCTGTATCGGATTTTGCGACAACCAGCACCCCGCTTGTATCCTTGTCGAGTCGGTGAACAATGCCCGGCCGGATCTTGCCGCCAATCGATGCAAGATTGCTGCAATGGAAGAGAATGGCGTTGACCAATGTCCCGGAGGCATGGCCGGGTGCCGGATGCACCACGAGACCGGGCTGTTTGTCAAGCACCAGAATGGCCTCATCCTCGTAGAGGGGATGAATCGGGATGGGTTCCGGAGGGGTTTCAATCGGTTCGGGTTCCGGAATATCGATGCGGATGCATTCTCCGGATCGAACCCGCACGCCTGCTTTTCGAACCCGAGCCTCTCCGGTGAAGACACGATCGTGCTGAATCAGGTTGGCGATAAAGGATCGGGAACATTCGGGCAGGTGCTCCGTCAGAAATACATCCAACCGCTTTCCATCCGCCTCAGGCGGCACCGGTATGGTGTGGATACGCCCGGATGTCA comes from Desulfatirhabdium butyrativorans DSM 18734 and encodes:
- a CDS encoding RluA family pseudouridine synthase, giving the protein MTSGRIHTIPVPPEADGKRLDVFLTEHLPECSRSFIANLIQHDRVFTGEARVRKAGVRVRSGECIRIDIPEPEPIETPPEPIPIHPLYEDEAILVLDKQPGLVVHPAPGHASGTLVNAILFHCSNLASIGGKIRPGIVHRLDKDTSGVLVVAKSDTAQNGLAIQFKQRLVRKTYVALVCGRMNTPEGRIDLPIGRHPVDRKKMSVHAAKSRKAVSCWRIQERFEKATLLEIDIQTGRTHQIRVHLSAIGHPIAGDAVYGRKMALGRHARLVAMMPRPMLHAWKLAFHHPVTGDWMSFCAPIPTDMAEILGILRMEASS